One Petrotoga miotherma DSM 10691 genomic window carries:
- a CDS encoding MOSC domain-containing protein, translated as MARVTAVNISQKKGVIKEPIPLGYFKENHGLMGDAHAGEWHRQVSLLGQESIDKIAALGIEGLSAGKFAENLTTEGIDLYKYPVGTRLKIGETVMEISQIGKKCHTKCAIFEQVGRCAMPMEGVFTKVIKGGYIHPGDEIEVLE; from the coding sequence ATGGCAAGGGTTACGGCAGTTAATATAAGCCAGAAAAAGGGAGTGATAAAGGAGCCGATACCTTTGGGGTATTTCAAGGAAAACCACGGTCTGATGGGGGATGCCCATGCTGGAGAATGGCACAGACAAGTGAGCCTATTAGGCCAGGAAAGTATCGATAAGATTGCTGCATTGGGCATCGAGGGCCTTAGTGCGGGAAAATTTGCAGAGAACCTCACGACAGAGGGTATAGATTTATATAAATATCCCGTAGGGACAAGGCTCAAGATAGGCGAGACAGTAATGGAAATCAGTCAGATTGGCAAAAAATGTCATACAAAATGTGCAATCTTTGAACAAGTGGGTAGGTGCGCTATGCCCATGGAAGGAGTGTTCACAAAGGTAATAAAGGGCGGATATATACATCCTGGAGATGAGATAGAGGTCCTGGAATAA
- a CDS encoding DUF6440 family protein: protein MFKKQKKEERFVIKEEQSLGLGAIYIVVDTRTGVNYLMNTGIGPKGITPLLDSDGKVIVDKLGIKQ, encoded by the coding sequence ATGTTTAAAAAACAGAAGAAAGAGGAAAGGTTTGTCATTAAAGAAGAACAATCATTAGGATTAGGTGCTATTTATATCGTTGTTGATACTCGAACTGGAGTTAATTATTTAATGAATACTGGTATTGGGCCAAAGGGTATTACACCGTTATTAGATTCAGATGGTAAAGTAATTGTTGACAAGTTAGGAATAAAGCAATGA
- the arsB gene encoding ACR3 family arsenite efflux transporter produces MKKSENTGISFFEKYLTVWVILCMIAGVLIGRFLPGIPAFLGRFEYANVSIPIAILIWLMIYPMMLKVDFQSIKNVGKNPKGLFVTWVTNWLIKPFTMFGIAWLFFFVIFKALIPAELAKEYLAGAILLGAAPCTAMVFVWSYLTNGNAAYTVVQVATNDLIILVAFTPIVAFLLGVGGISIPWDTLILSVILFVVIPLVGGVITRNYIIRKHGLEYLQNHFIPKFGNVTTIGLLLTLVIIFSFQGDVILANPLHIVLIAIPLIIQTFLVFFIAYFSSKKLKLPHDIAAPASMIGASNFFELAVAVAISLFGTQSPAALATIVGVLTEVPVMLMLVKIANNTKKWFKHA; encoded by the coding sequence ATGAAAAAAAGCGAAAATACAGGGATCAGTTTTTTTGAAAAATATCTCACGGTGTGGGTTATCTTGTGCATGATTGCAGGTGTACTGATTGGTAGATTCCTCCCTGGAATTCCTGCGTTTCTAGGACGCTTCGAGTATGCCAATGTATCCATTCCGATTGCCATACTCATCTGGCTCATGATCTATCCCATGATGCTGAAGGTCGATTTTCAAAGCATTAAAAACGTGGGCAAAAATCCAAAAGGGCTGTTTGTAACATGGGTGACGAACTGGCTCATCAAGCCTTTCACGATGTTCGGAATTGCCTGGTTGTTTTTCTTTGTGATTTTCAAAGCACTTATCCCCGCAGAGCTCGCTAAGGAGTATCTAGCAGGAGCCATACTTTTGGGAGCTGCTCCATGTACTGCAATGGTGTTCGTATGGAGTTATCTGACAAATGGAAATGCAGCATATACTGTTGTGCAGGTTGCAACTAATGATTTGATTATCCTTGTTGCTTTCACTCCGATCGTAGCATTTCTGCTTGGTGTAGGAGGCATATCTATACCATGGGACACCTTGATTCTGTCGGTAATTTTGTTCGTTGTCATCCCCCTTGTAGGCGGAGTAATAACTAGGAACTATATTATCCGCAAGCATGGTCTGGAATATCTTCAGAACCACTTTATTCCGAAATTTGGAAATGTTACAACCATTGGACTTCTTTTGACATTAGTCATCATTTTTTCATTCCAAGGCGATGTTATTCTTGCTAACCCTCTACACATAGTTTTGATTGCAATACCCCTGATCATACAGACATTCCTTGTTTTTTTCATCGCTTATTTTTCAAGTAAGAAATTAAAACTGCCGCATGATATTGCTGCACCAGCCAGTATGATCGGGGCATCAAATTTCTTTGAACTTGCTGTCGCTGTCGCGATCTCTCTTTTTGGTACACAAAGTCCTGCCGCCCTTGCTACAATAGTTGGTGTTCTAACTGAGGTGCCAGTTATGTTGATGCTCGTAAAGATTGCAAATAATACAAAAAAATGGTTCAAGCATGCGTAA
- a CDS encoding ArsR/SmtB family transcription factor, translating into MATVYEEQAKVFKAFCDETRLRILQLLRTGEKCACVLQEQLNLGQSGLSYHMKILVESGVVESRKEGKWTYYTISEKGSAYAATLLKRLTTPKAIAKESNCCKNKPSNKNFKTEKHIKII; encoded by the coding sequence TTGGCAACTGTTTATGAGGAACAGGCAAAGGTATTTAAAGCGTTTTGCGATGAAACACGTCTGCGAATACTCCAGCTACTTCGCACCGGTGAAAAGTGTGCATGTGTTTTGCAAGAACAGCTGAACTTGGGGCAGTCGGGACTTTCCTACCACATGAAAATTCTGGTTGAATCAGGCGTTGTGGAGAGCAGGAAGGAAGGGAAATGGACGTACTACACAATTAGTGAAAAAGGTAGTGCTTATGCGGCTACTTTGCTTAAAAGGCTGACAACTCCTAAAGCGATTGCTAAAGAAAGCAATTGCTGCAAAAACAAGCCATCTAATAAGAATTTTAAAACGGAAAAACACATCAAAATTATTTGA
- the rlmD gene encoding 23S rRNA (uracil(1939)-C(5))-methyltransferase RlmD, which produces MQICSVFEKCGGCSKLNISYDEQLKIKENGVLSLFDQYQIKPNNYHGITFSVDIYEYRNKMEYSFGNEHKDGPLVLGLRGKGKKFDVYYTKDCKLVDDDFNNIVRQTREFFLNKNIPFRNYKNHSGFLRNLGIRKGLKTGEILLNLVTSLDNTYYQEVETWKEEMLNTNLKGNIVSIIQSKTKSKANVVKADEMEILYGTDYFYEKIFDLTFKIGPFSFFQTNTKGAEVLYQTALSYAENSDVVYDFYSGTGTISLLLANKAKKVYGIEIVKEAVEAAKQNAILNNINNVEFVNEDVKDFVKRQSGTEKPDYIVVDPPRAGLHPNLIKFIKTQQFNKIIYISCNPKTLIPNLKELSDLYTISDFHLVDMFPHTDHVESIVLMTRVD; this is translated from the coding sequence ATGCAGATATGTTCAGTCTTTGAAAAATGTGGTGGATGTAGTAAATTAAATATAAGTTACGACGAACAACTAAAAATAAAAGAGAACGGCGTTCTTTCGTTGTTTGACCAATACCAAATAAAGCCTAATAATTATCACGGTATTACGTTTTCTGTGGATATATATGAATACAGAAACAAAATGGAATACTCTTTTGGTAACGAACACAAAGATGGTCCTCTCGTTTTGGGGTTAAGAGGAAAAGGTAAGAAGTTCGATGTCTATTACACAAAAGATTGTAAACTAGTAGATGATGATTTCAATAATATCGTTAGGCAAACAAGAGAATTTTTCTTAAACAAAAACATACCTTTTAGAAATTACAAAAACCACTCTGGCTTTCTTAGAAATTTGGGAATCAGAAAAGGATTAAAAACGGGGGAAATACTTTTAAACTTGGTGACTTCCTTAGATAATACATACTATCAAGAAGTAGAAACATGGAAAGAAGAAATGTTGAATACTAACTTAAAAGGAAATATCGTCTCCATAATTCAAAGTAAGACTAAATCTAAAGCCAACGTTGTCAAAGCAGATGAAATGGAAATATTATACGGCACAGACTATTTTTACGAAAAAATTTTTGATTTAACTTTCAAAATAGGTCCATTCTCTTTCTTTCAAACAAACACAAAAGGAGCAGAAGTTTTATACCAAACTGCGTTATCTTATGCAGAAAATTCAGATGTTGTATATGACTTTTATTCTGGAACGGGCACAATATCCTTATTACTTGCAAATAAGGCGAAAAAAGTCTATGGAATAGAAATTGTAAAAGAAGCAGTAGAGGCAGCTAAGCAAAACGCTATATTAAATAATATCAACAACGTAGAATTCGTAAATGAGGATGTAAAAGATTTTGTTAAACGACAAAGCGGCACCGAAAAACCTGATTATATTGTGGTGGACCCACCAAGAGCTGGATTACATCCAAATCTTATAAAATTCATAAAAACTCAGCAATTTAATAAAATTATCTATATCTCATGTAACCCTAAAACTCTAATACCCAATTTAAAAGAATTATCTGATCTCTACACAATCTCAGATTTTCATTTGGTAGATATGTTTCCTCACACTGACCACGTTGAGTCAATAGTATTGATGACCAGGGTGGATTAA